A single genomic interval of Methylocystis sp. IM3 harbors:
- a CDS encoding class I SAM-dependent methyltransferase produces MGADVGQSLVFGQNAADYQAFRPEYPEGLFAWLAGAAPAQGLAWDCGTGSGQAALGLSRHFSRVLATERDPRQLALAPDRPNIEYRLAAAEDDPGLDGAVDLIACACSLHWFDLGEFYPLARRALKPGGVLAAWTYDWPRTGRAPLDAVLETLKSGILGRYWGQNAHYYFSGYRTLPFPFAEREAPLFTTKIAESKDDLRRFLSTWSAVRRYEEDTGRNPLDLVDKALEDAWRAAPPARAVEAPLYLRCGYKED; encoded by the coding sequence GTGGGCGCGGATGTCGGGCAATCCCTGGTCTTCGGCCAGAACGCGGCGGACTATCAGGCCTTCCGCCCCGAATATCCCGAGGGGCTTTTCGCCTGGCTGGCCGGCGCCGCCCCCGCGCAGGGCCTCGCCTGGGACTGCGGAACCGGCAGCGGTCAGGCCGCGCTTGGCCTTTCCCGTCATTTCAGCCGCGTGCTCGCCACGGAACGCGACCCGCGGCAATTGGCGCTGGCCCCGGACCGGCCCAATATCGAGTACCGCCTCGCCGCAGCCGAAGATGACCCTGGACTCGACGGCGCGGTCGACCTCATCGCCTGCGCCTGCTCCCTGCACTGGTTCGACTTGGGCGAATTCTATCCGTTGGCGCGGCGCGCGCTGAAGCCTGGCGGCGTTCTCGCCGCCTGGACCTATGACTGGCCCCGGACCGGCCGCGCCCCGCTCGACGCGGTGCTCGAAACGCTGAAGAGCGGGATCCTCGGCCGCTACTGGGGCCAGAACGCGCACTATTACTTCAGCGGCTATCGCACCCTGCCCTTTCCTTTCGCCGAGCGCGAGGCTCCCCTCTTCACGACGAAAATCGCCGAATCGAAAGACGATCTCCGCCGATTCCTCTCCACCTGGTCGGCGGTGCGCCGATACGAGGAGGACACGGGCCGCAATCCGCTCGACCTTGTGGACAAGGCGCTGGAGGACGCCTGGCGGGCCGCCCCCCCGGCGCGCGCCGTCGAGGCGCCGCTGTATCTGCGCTGCGGATATAAAGAAGACTGA
- a CDS encoding cupredoxin domain-containing protein: MNRRAAVFVFAMCFSGAAAAESYTLMIKDHKFDPAELKIPADKAATLVVRNLDGTPEEFESKPLRIEKVVPANSEATFQLRALKPGRYKFFGEFHEDSAKGELVVE, encoded by the coding sequence ATGAACAGGCGAGCGGCGGTTTTCGTTTTCGCGATGTGTTTTTCGGGCGCCGCGGCGGCCGAGAGCTACACGCTCATGATCAAGGATCACAAATTCGATCCCGCCGAACTGAAAATTCCCGCGGACAAGGCGGCGACGCTCGTCGTCAGGAATCTCGACGGGACGCCCGAAGAATTCGAGTCGAAGCCGCTGCGCATCGAGAAGGTGGTCCCGGCCAATAGCGAGGCGACCTTTCAGCTGCGCGCCCTGAAGCCGGGGCGCTATAAATTCTTTGGCGAATTCCACGAGGACAGCGCCAAGGGCGAATTGGTCGTGGAATAA
- a CDS encoding DMT family transporter codes for MSWIILLFAALFEIAWAVWLKAAGGFTRLWPSIGILAAMGASAGLLALAVRTLPIGSAYAVWTGLGAAGTATTGIFWFGEPATPLRLCSIALVVLGVVGLRLTE; via the coding sequence ATGAGCTGGATCATCTTGCTGTTTGCGGCGCTGTTCGAGATCGCCTGGGCGGTCTGGCTCAAAGCCGCCGGCGGTTTCACGCGGCTATGGCCCTCGATCGGCATACTCGCCGCCATGGGCGCGAGCGCTGGCCTGCTCGCGCTCGCGGTTCGCACGCTGCCAATTGGCTCCGCTTACGCCGTCTGGACGGGACTCGGCGCAGCCGGCACGGCGACGACGGGCATTTTCTGGTTCGGAGAGCCCGCGACGCCGCTGCGGCTGTGCAGCATCGCGCTCGTGGTGCTCGGCGTCGTCGGCCTGCGGCTAACGGAGTGA
- the glyA gene encoding serine hydroxymethyltransferase, giving the protein MSNPPDGYFSRGLEADPELARAIDGELARQREGIELIASENIVSRLVLEAQGSVLTNKTVEGAAFARYYGGAEFADAIESLAIERARKLFCCRFANVQPHSGSNANAGVFLGLLRLGDPILSMNVAAGGHISHGHPATLTGRDYKIAHYGVNRVTERIDLDEVRDLARATRPRMIVAGGSAYPRTIDFSGFRAIADEVGAFLLVDMAHVAGLVATGLYPDPVPHAHVVTTTTYKSLRGARGGLVLWNDDSLSKRIDAGIFPGVQGSVMLHAVAGKAACLGEALRPEFRAYNEAVLDNARTLAHALDAAGLRIVTGGTDMGLMLVDLSATGVTGDVAARALEAAGLAVNKNIIPFDPRPPEAPSGLRLSSNAGTTRGFGAAEFRQIGAWIAGVVADPSNGSLIAATRDDVLALCRAFPIY; this is encoded by the coding sequence ATGTCCAATCCTCCCGACGGCTATTTCTCCCGCGGCCTCGAGGCCGATCCGGAACTCGCGCGCGCCATCGACGGCGAGCTCGCCCGCCAGCGCGAGGGGATCGAGCTCATCGCCTCGGAGAATATCGTCTCGCGCCTCGTGCTCGAGGCGCAGGGGTCCGTGCTCACCAACAAGACCGTCGAGGGCGCCGCTTTCGCCCGCTATTACGGCGGCGCCGAATTCGCCGACGCCATCGAGAGCCTCGCAATCGAGCGCGCCAGAAAACTCTTTTGCTGCCGCTTCGCCAATGTGCAGCCGCATTCGGGCTCCAACGCCAACGCCGGCGTGTTTCTAGGCCTTCTTCGCCTCGGCGACCCCATTCTCTCGATGAATGTCGCAGCGGGCGGCCATATCAGCCACGGACATCCCGCGACGCTGACCGGGCGCGATTACAAGATTGCGCATTATGGCGTGAACCGCGTCACCGAAAGGATCGACCTCGACGAGGTTCGCGATCTCGCCCGCGCGACGCGGCCGCGCATGATCGTGGCCGGCGGCTCCGCCTATCCGCGAACGATCGACTTTTCGGGCTTTCGCGCCATCGCCGACGAGGTCGGCGCCTTTCTTCTCGTCGACATGGCGCATGTCGCCGGCCTCGTCGCCACGGGGCTTTATCCCGATCCCGTCCCGCACGCCCATGTGGTGACCACGACGACCTACAAATCCCTGCGCGGCGCGCGCGGCGGGCTCGTTCTGTGGAACGACGACAGCCTTTCGAAGCGCATCGACGCAGGGATTTTTCCTGGCGTTCAGGGCTCCGTGATGCTGCACGCCGTCGCCGGCAAGGCGGCCTGCCTCGGCGAGGCGCTGCGCCCCGAATTTCGGGCTTACAACGAAGCCGTTCTCGACAATGCGCGCACGCTCGCGCACGCCCTCGACGCGGCGGGCCTGCGCATCGTGACGGGCGGAACGGACATGGGGCTCATGCTCGTCGATCTCTCCGCGACAGGCGTGACGGGAGACGTCGCCGCAAGGGCGCTCGAGGCGGCGGGGCTCGCCGTCAACAAGAACATTATCCCCTTCGATCCGCGCCCGCCGGAGGCGCCCTCCGGCCTGCGGCTTTCGAGCAACGCCGGAACCACGCGCGGCTTCGGCGCCGCCGAATTCCGGCAGATTGGCGCCTGGATCGCCGGCGTCGTCGCCGATCCTTCAAATGGCTCGCTCATCGCCGCGACGCGCGACGACGTGCTGGCGCTGTGCCGCGCCTTTCCTATCTACTGA
- a CDS encoding Hsp20 family protein, whose translation MSRPPLNSPFLLGFDEIERALDRVTRSGTDGYPPYNIERLPRTENEPERLRITLAVAGFTRDQLDVSLEENQLVIRGRQVEERERHFLHRGIAARQFQRAFLLADGMQVLGADLVNGLLSVDLVRPEPERVIKKINIIARD comes from the coding sequence ATGTCGCGTCCCCCGCTCAACTCTCCGTTCCTCCTCGGTTTCGACGAAATCGAACGCGCCCTCGACCGGGTGACGCGCAGCGGCACGGACGGCTATCCGCCCTACAATATCGAGCGACTTCCGCGCACCGAGAACGAGCCCGAGCGGCTGCGCATCACCCTGGCCGTCGCCGGCTTCACGCGCGACCAGCTCGATGTGTCGCTCGAGGAAAACCAGCTCGTCATCCGTGGCCGGCAGGTCGAGGAGCGCGAGCGGCATTTCCTCCACCGCGGCATCGCCGCGCGGCAGTTCCAGCGCGCCTTCCTGCTCGCCGACGGCATGCAGGTTCTGGGCGCCGATCTCGTCAACGGCCTGCTCTCGGTCGATCTCGTCCGGCCCGAGCCCGAGCGGGTGATCAAGAAGATCAACATCATCGCGCGAGACTGA
- a CDS encoding pirin family protein, giving the protein MFRLEREARNMQLSIRKAEARGAARLGWLDSRHSFSFGDYFDPAHMGFGPLRVINEDRVAPGAGFPTHPHRDMEIISYVLEGALEHRDSTGGGGVLRPGEAQRMTAGTGVRHSEYNASDREPVHFLQIWILPEREGLAPGYEQKAFPPGEMRGRLRLLASRDGRDGSLTIHRDVDLYATRLGGGEHVSLRLAPGRGAWVQAARGELTANGARLSAGDGLAVTGGDELRLEGVSDAEALLFDMRM; this is encoded by the coding sequence ATGTTCCGACTCGAACGGGAGGCTCGGAACATGCAGCTTTCGATCCGCAAGGCGGAGGCGCGCGGCGCCGCAAGGCTCGGCTGGCTCGACAGCCGGCATAGCTTTTCCTTCGGGGACTATTTCGATCCCGCGCATATGGGTTTTGGCCCGCTGCGCGTGATCAATGAGGATCGCGTTGCGCCCGGCGCGGGCTTCCCGACCCATCCGCACCGCGACATGGAGATCATCTCCTACGTCCTCGAGGGGGCGCTCGAGCACCGGGACAGCACCGGCGGCGGCGGCGTGCTGCGCCCCGGCGAGGCTCAGCGCATGACGGCGGGAACCGGCGTGCGCCATAGCGAATACAACGCCTCAGACCGCGAACCCGTACATTTTCTGCAAATCTGGATTTTGCCCGAGCGCGAGGGCCTCGCGCCCGGATACGAGCAGAAAGCCTTCCCGCCGGGCGAAATGCGCGGCCGGCTGCGCCTCCTCGCCTCCCGCGACGGCCGGGACGGCTCGCTCACCATCCATCGCGACGTCGATCTCTACGCAACGCGTCTTGGCGGGGGCGAACATGTGTCGCTGCGCCTTGCGCCCGGCCGCGGCGCCTGGGTGCAGGCGGCGCGCGGGGAACTCACGGCCAATGGCGCGCGTCTCTCGGCGGGCGATGGCCTCGCCGTGACGGGCGGGGACGAGTTGCGCCTCGAGGGCGTGAGCGACGCGGAGGCGCTTCTCTTCGACATGCGAATGTGA
- a CDS encoding DUF1259 domain-containing protein, with translation MHKALSMLALSGALVCALARADIDWSRVDAAIGREGAVIGTVHRYDLPRPDLQVALDGVTLAPGLAGAGWAAFLQVGPYAMMRGDLVVAQSEAPRALETLVAKGVRVSGAHSHMLRARPAPAHLHVSGYGDPAEMAQALRDVARSKARDPDPPAPTSPELAPQELAQIELALGAKGRMALGAWRFVIPRAEGVRASGVPAPPAMGIATALNFQLLGDGRAAVAGEFAALPGEIAALIEALQSGGVEVVALCDHMPDDQPRLFFVHVWALDDAVQLAYALRRGLEVLGADAAFIPPAPAPARARPAP, from the coding sequence ATGCACAAAGCCTTGTCCATGCTCGCGCTGTCTGGGGCGCTGGTGTGCGCGCTGGCGCGAGCGGACATCGACTGGTCACGGGTCGATGCGGCGATAGGCCGGGAGGGCGCCGTGATTGGAACGGTCCACCGATACGATCTGCCGCGGCCCGATCTGCAAGTTGCGCTCGACGGCGTCACGCTGGCGCCAGGCCTCGCGGGCGCCGGCTGGGCCGCCTTTCTCCAGGTCGGTCCCTACGCCATGATGCGCGGCGATCTCGTTGTCGCGCAGTCCGAGGCGCCTCGCGCCCTCGAGACGCTCGTCGCCAAAGGCGTGCGTGTTTCTGGCGCGCATAGCCATATGCTCCGCGCGCGCCCCGCGCCTGCGCATCTGCATGTGTCCGGCTACGGCGATCCGGCCGAAATGGCGCAGGCGCTGCGCGACGTGGCCCGGAGCAAGGCGCGAGACCCCGACCCGCCCGCGCCGACCTCGCCCGAACTCGCGCCGCAGGAGCTTGCGCAAATCGAGCTCGCCCTCGGCGCAAAGGGACGGATGGCGCTGGGCGCCTGGCGCTTCGTCATTCCGCGCGCCGAAGGCGTACGCGCGAGCGGCGTTCCGGCGCCGCCGGCGATGGGGATCGCCACGGCGCTGAACTTCCAGCTGCTCGGAGACGGGAGGGCCGCCGTCGCCGGCGAATTCGCGGCGCTCCCCGGTGAGATTGCGGCTCTGATCGAGGCGCTGCAATCGGGCGGCGTCGAGGTCGTGGCCCTGTGCGACCATATGCCGGACGACCAGCCCCGGCTGTTCTTCGTGCATGTGTGGGCGCTCGATGACGCCGTCCAGCTCGCCTATGCGCTGCGGCGCGGCCTCGAGGTTCTCGGCGCCGACGCCGCGTTCATTCCGCCGGCGCCCGCGCCGGCGCGGGCGCGGCCGGCGCCGTAA
- a CDS encoding DUF2852 domain-containing protein, whose amino-acid sequence MSCDRDSRMSASPWGRQGGCAHWRPFEVAAIVLGFFIFWPIGLALLFMKLWGRSFGYRGDLFSFAAEQGAKVRAAFDDVSREAASGGWAGPSFMRSTGNVAFDEWREGELARLEEERRKLAEAERDFAEHISELRRARDREEFDSFMRARKGGAGR is encoded by the coding sequence ATGAGCTGCGATCGTGATTCCCGAATGTCCGCCTCGCCCTGGGGCCGTCAGGGAGGGTGCGCGCATTGGAGGCCGTTCGAAGTCGCGGCCATCGTTCTCGGCTTCTTCATCTTCTGGCCGATCGGGCTCGCCCTGCTGTTCATGAAGCTGTGGGGCCGGAGCTTCGGCTATCGGGGCGACCTCTTCTCCTTCGCGGCCGAGCAGGGGGCCAAGGTCAGGGCGGCCTTCGACGACGTCTCGCGCGAGGCCGCGAGCGGCGGCTGGGCGGGTCCGTCCTTCATGCGCTCGACCGGCAATGTCGCCTTCGACGAATGGCGCGAGGGCGAGCTCGCCCGTCTGGAGGAGGAGCGCCGCAAGCTCGCCGAGGCGGAGCGCGACTTCGCCGAACATATCTCCGAGCTGCGCCGCGCGCGCGACCGCGAGGAATTCGATTCCTTCATGCGCGCCCGCAAGGGCGGCGCGGGGCGGTAA
- a CDS encoding FTR1 family iron permease produces MLGALIIVFREAIEAGLIIGIVAAVTRGVPGARGFIAGGVGGGVLGALVVAAFAEELSRAFAGSGQELFNAAVLMIAVVMLAWHNIWMARHGRELAQELSDVGRAVARGDRTLFALATVVGLAVLREGSEVALFLYGVLASGESAGSVLIGGVAGLALGAATSVATFFGLVSIPPRRLFAVTTALITLLAAGLAAQAMAFLQQAGAVTALSDTLWDTSWILSDKSIPGRVLHTLIGYADQPSQMQVVVYALTIVAIVAATRLTAPAAPAPARAPAE; encoded by the coding sequence ATGCTCGGCGCGCTCATCATCGTCTTTCGCGAGGCCATCGAGGCAGGCCTCATCATTGGCATCGTCGCGGCGGTGACGCGCGGCGTGCCGGGCGCGCGCGGCTTCATCGCCGGCGGCGTGGGCGGCGGCGTTCTCGGGGCGCTGGTCGTCGCGGCCTTTGCGGAAGAGCTGTCGCGCGCCTTCGCGGGCAGCGGGCAGGAACTCTTCAACGCGGCGGTGCTGATGATCGCCGTTGTCATGCTCGCCTGGCACAATATCTGGATGGCGCGCCATGGCCGCGAGCTGGCGCAGGAACTCTCCGATGTGGGGCGGGCGGTGGCGCGCGGCGACCGCACGCTGTTCGCTCTCGCCACGGTCGTCGGCCTCGCCGTGCTGCGCGAAGGGTCGGAAGTGGCGCTGTTTCTCTATGGCGTGCTGGCCTCCGGCGAGTCGGCGGGCAGCGTGCTGATCGGCGGCGTGGCGGGACTCGCCCTCGGCGCGGCCACAAGCGTCGCGACCTTCTTCGGCCTCGTTTCCATTCCGCCGCGACGGCTCTTCGCCGTCACGACCGCCCTCATCACCCTGCTCGCGGCCGGTCTGGCGGCGCAGGCCATGGCGTTCCTCCAGCAGGCGGGAGCCGTCACGGCGCTGTCCGATACGCTGTGGGACACGTCCTGGATTTTGTCGGACAAGAGCATCCCTGGCCGTGTGCTGCATACGCTCATCGGCTACGCCGACCAGCCGTCGCAGATGCAGGTCGTGGTCTATGCTCTCACTATCGTCGCCATCGTCGCCGCGACGAGGCTTACGGCGCCGGCCGCGCCCGCGCCGGCGCGGGCGCCGGCGGAATGA
- a CDS encoding GNAT family N-acetyltransferase, which yields MADSLTARFVQSLDGVDAAAWDACANPRATAPDDGERHNPFISYAFLHALERSGSVGRASGWSPLHVLVEDAGGRLVACAPTYLKSHSLGEYVFDQGWAQAYERAGGRYYPKLQVAAPFTPVTGRRLLVAQGAPAGAQAALIAALRGLRQAVGASSIHLTFPTRADAETLRAAGFILRAGEQFHFVNEGYRDFDDFLDALSARKRKAIRRERRDAQEGLVIERLTGGEIAPAHWDAFFAFYMDTGARKWGRPYLTRAFFDAIGETMADRILLVMARVGGDYVAGAINFLGDDAIYGRNWGARVERPFLHFEVCYYQAIEHALMNGYKRVEAGAQGEHKLARGYRPVVTWSAHEFADENLAAAVADYCRRERRALDDMIAEQEASLPFRSSQTKETAS from the coding sequence ATGGCGGATTCTCTCACGGCGCGCTTCGTTCAGTCTCTCGACGGCGTCGACGCCGCGGCCTGGGACGCCTGCGCCAATCCGCGCGCGACGGCGCCCGACGACGGCGAGCGCCACAATCCTTTCATCTCGTACGCCTTCCTTCATGCGCTGGAACGCTCGGGCTCGGTCGGCCGCGCCAGCGGCTGGTCTCCCCTTCATGTGCTGGTCGAGGATGCGGGCGGGCGCCTCGTCGCCTGCGCGCCGACCTATCTCAAGTCGCACAGTCTCGGCGAATATGTCTTCGATCAGGGATGGGCGCAGGCCTATGAGCGCGCCGGCGGGCGCTATTACCCCAAGCTGCAGGTCGCGGCGCCCTTCACCCCCGTCACCGGCCGCCGCCTCCTCGTCGCGCAAGGCGCGCCTGCGGGCGCGCAGGCGGCCCTGATCGCGGCCCTGCGCGGCCTGCGGCAGGCCGTCGGCGCCTCTTCGATCCACTTGACGTTCCCGACGCGCGCCGACGCCGAGACGCTGCGCGCGGCGGGCTTCATATTGCGCGCGGGGGAGCAGTTTCATTTCGTCAATGAAGGCTATCGAGACTTCGACGATTTTCTCGACGCGCTCTCGGCGCGCAAGCGCAAGGCGATCCGCCGCGAGCGGCGGGACGCGCAGGAGGGGCTCGTCATCGAACGTCTCACCGGCGGCGAGATTGCGCCCGCGCATTGGGACGCTTTCTTCGCCTTCTACATGGACACGGGCGCGCGCAAATGGGGGCGGCCCTATCTGACGCGGGCCTTCTTCGACGCGATCGGCGAGACGATGGCGGATCGCATTCTGCTGGTGATGGCGCGGGTCGGCGGCGACTATGTTGCGGGCGCGATCAACTTTCTGGGCGACGACGCTATTTACGGCCGCAATTGGGGCGCGCGCGTCGAGCGGCCCTTCCTGCATTTCGAGGTCTGCTATTATCAGGCGATCGAACATGCGCTCATGAACGGCTATAAACGCGTCGAAGCGGGCGCGCAGGGCGAGCACAAGCTCGCGCGCGGCTATCGGCCCGTCGTCACCTGGTCCGCGCATGAATTCGCCGACGAAAATCTTGCCGCCGCCGTCGCGGATTATTGCCGGCGCGAGCGGCGCGCGCTCGACGACATGATCGCCGAACAGGAAGCCTCGCTGCCTTTTCGCAGCAGCCAGACGAAGGAGACTGCCTCATGA
- a CDS encoding extensin-like domain-containing protein: MVRRATLLFLSAAATLAGCAGPFRPQRPAWRTQAENACIAQRRVQPSDFIALASEVEGPGVCGLTKPFKVTALQGGAVAFNATATLDCSMVAELDQWLADTVQPAAQARLGARVARIDSMGSYACRGMNNQSGAQLSEHAFGNALDIGGFVLEDGRQITLVRDWWRGDEQTRAFLMDVHRGSCEHFTTVLSPGSNAFHYNHIHVDLAMHGRSGRSICKPAPQETPPPPEESPLIAMRNARPAAGEETDNDTTGRPPRAAFDGGDGFGPLAAPEAPLPPRRDDPAAGDPDLTSSIRKRY, encoded by the coding sequence ATGGTCCGCCGCGCCACGCTCCTCTTCCTTTCCGCCGCCGCGACGCTCGCGGGGTGCGCGGGGCCGTTCCGCCCGCAGCGGCCCGCCTGGCGCACGCAGGCTGAAAACGCCTGCATCGCGCAAAGACGCGTGCAGCCGTCCGACTTCATCGCGCTTGCGAGCGAGGTCGAGGGTCCAGGCGTCTGCGGCCTCACGAAGCCGTTCAAGGTGACGGCGCTTCAGGGCGGCGCGGTGGCTTTCAACGCGACCGCCACACTCGACTGCTCCATGGTCGCCGAGCTCGACCAATGGCTCGCCGACACCGTCCAGCCGGCCGCGCAGGCGCGGCTCGGCGCCCGCGTGGCGCGCATCGATTCAATGGGCTCCTACGCCTGCCGGGGTATGAACAACCAAAGCGGCGCGCAGCTGTCCGAACACGCCTTCGGCAATGCGCTCGACATCGGCGGCTTCGTGCTGGAGGACGGGCGTCAGATCACGCTCGTGCGGGACTGGTGGCGCGGCGACGAGCAGACGCGCGCCTTTCTGATGGATGTGCATCGAGGTTCGTGCGAACATTTCACCACCGTGCTGTCGCCGGGCTCGAACGCCTTCCATTACAATCATATACACGTCGATCTCGCCATGCACGGAAGGTCGGGCCGCTCGATCTGCAAGCCCGCCCCGCAAGAGACCCCGCCGCCGCCAGAAGAGTCCCCGCTGATCGCCATGCGCAATGCGCGGCCCGCCGCCGGCGAGGAGACCGACAATGACACGACCGGCCGGCCGCCGCGCGCCGCCTTCGACGGCGGCGACGGCTTCGGCCCGCTCGCCGCGCCCGAGGCGCCGCTGCCGCCGCGTCGGGACGATCCGGCGGCGGGCGACCCCGATCTGACCTCGTCGATCCGCAAGCGCTACTGA
- a CDS encoding DUF6460 domain-containing protein, which produces MTDDGPFANWPHLDKPARPARHIAFLPDPTETEPQSMASKNAIENFLGGSPINVAVRLFFISLVVGALLMWLELRPIDILRGVQAFFDRIYHLGFGAVRELVSYVLAGAVFVVPAWLVLRLMSVGGRR; this is translated from the coding sequence ATGACGGACGACGGACCCTTCGCCAATTGGCCGCATCTCGACAAGCCCGCGCGCCCGGCGCGGCACATTGCTTTTCTCCCCGACCCAACCGAAACGGAACCGCAATCCATGGCGTCGAAGAACGCGATCGAAAATTTTCTCGGCGGCTCGCCGATCAACGTCGCCGTGCGCCTTTTTTTCATCTCTCTCGTCGTCGGCGCGCTGCTGATGTGGCTGGAATTGCGGCCGATCGACATTCTGCGCGGCGTGCAGGCCTTCTTCGACCGAATCTATCACCTGGGCTTCGGCGCCGTGCGGGAGCTTGTCAGCTATGTGCTGGCGGGCGCCGTTTTCGTCGTGCCGGCCTGGCTCGTCTTGCGGCTGATGAGCGTGGGCGGCCGGAGATGA
- a CDS encoding nuclear transport factor 2 family protein: MSETQRPPLPPFTREAAIQKVRMAEDAWNTRDPERVSLAYTIDSRWRNRAEFPRGRAEIVEFLKRKWARELDYRLIKELWTFDDNRIAVRFAYEWRDDSGSWFRSHGNENWEFDENGLMRLRFASINDQPISEAERKYRWPLGPRPKDHPGLSDLGL; this comes from the coding sequence ATGAGCGAGACGCAACGGCCCCCACTGCCCCCTTTCACGCGCGAGGCCGCGATCCAGAAAGTGCGCATGGCGGAAGACGCCTGGAACACGCGCGATCCCGAACGCGTGTCGCTTGCCTATACGATCGACAGCCGCTGGCGCAATCGCGCCGAATTCCCCCGCGGCCGCGCGGAGATCGTCGAATTCCTCAAACGCAAATGGGCGCGGGAGCTCGATTACCGCCTCATCAAGGAGCTTTGGACCTTCGACGACAATCGCATCGCCGTGCGCTTCGCCTATGAATGGCGCGACGATTCCGGAAGCTGGTTCCGCTCGCATGGCAACGAGAATTGGGAGTTCGACGAGAACGGGCTGATGCGCCTGCGTTTCGCGAGCATCAACGATCAGCCGATCAGCGAGGCCGAACGCAAATATCGCTGGCCGCTCGGGCCGCGCCCCAAGGACCATCCCGGCCTCTCGGATCTCGGCCTTTGA
- the secE gene encoding preprotein translocase subunit SecE — protein MVNPFTFLQEVRAEANKVTWPTRRETMITTGLVILMVLFASLFFVVVDSALRFLVGLLLRVGQ, from the coding sequence ATGGTCAATCCCTTTACCTTCCTCCAGGAAGTTCGCGCCGAGGCGAACAAGGTGACCTGGCCCACGCGCCGCGAAACGATGATCACGACCGGCCTCGTGATCCTCATGGTGCTGTTTGCGAGCCTGTTTTTCGTCGTCGTCGATTCGGCGCTGCGCTTCCTCGTCGGCCTGCTGTTGCGCGTCGGCCAGTAA
- the nusG gene encoding transcription termination/antitermination protein NusG produces the protein MSMRWYIVHAYSNFEKKVAEAIREGAAQRGLTEAFEEILVPTEQVVEVRRGRKVSTERKFFPGYVLVKCNLTDPVFSLIKNTPKVTGFLGADNKPMPISEEEAMRIKGQVAEGVERPKPTISFEVGETVRVSDGPFASFNGLVEEVDEARSRLKVAVSIFGRPTPVELEFGQVEKV, from the coding sequence ATGAGCATGCGCTGGTACATCGTCCACGCCTATTCCAACTTCGAAAAGAAGGTCGCGGAAGCGATCCGCGAGGGCGCCGCGCAGCGGGGCCTGACCGAGGCTTTCGAGGAAATTCTGGTGCCGACCGAGCAGGTCGTCGAAGTGCGTCGCGGGCGGAAGGTTTCGACGGAGCGCAAGTTCTTTCCCGGCTATGTGCTGGTGAAGTGCAATCTGACCGATCCTGTCTTCTCGCTGATCAAGAACACGCCCAAGGTCACTGGCTTCCTCGGCGCCGACAACAAGCCCATGCCCATCTCCGAAGAAGAGGCGATGCGCATCAAGGGGCAGGTGGCCGAGGGCGTCGAGCGCCCCAAGCCCACGATCAGCTTCGAGGTGGGCGAGACGGTGCGCGTCTCCGATGGCCCCTTCGCCTCGTTCAACGGCCTCGTCGAGGAAGTGGACGAAGCGCGCTCGCGCCTCAAGGTCGCCGTCTCGATCTTCGGCCGCCCGACGCCCGTGGAGCTCGAATTCGGGCAGGTCGAGAAGGTTTGA